The following proteins are encoded in a genomic region of Sorangiineae bacterium MSr12523:
- the metE gene encoding 5-methyltetrahydropteroyltriglutamate--homocysteine S-methyltransferase produces the protein MLATCLGHPRIGVARELKKALEGHWSKKLSSAELEAVASQLRRRHWLAMKEAGLDHIPSNDFSLYDHMLDAAVSFGIVPARYRGIRDPLARYFAMARGLQDREAGLDVPALEMTKWFDTNYHYIVPELEPGQVFTLDASKILAEVDEARLLGVEPRPVLVGPVTFLMLAKMESGIALEQLDALLPLYDELFAKLVAKGISWVQLDEPCLVLDLDDAQKSAYARAFERLGACTSRPRVLVATYFGALGDNLGLAARSGLDALHVDLVRAPEQLDDVLARIPSAMALSVGVVDGRNVWRTDLDAAERLVERAVRALGEARVLVAPSCSLLHVPVDLDVERKLDGEVRTWLAFAKQKLAEIRALAGTADTSLRLETRKALEGRRSSPRTRRTHVRSRALAVSPAMFQRASHFPERARKQQQRFQLPLFPTTTIGSFPQTGDVRAARAAWRAGRVTADEYQAFLEAETRRCIERQEAVGLDVLVHGEFERNDMVEYFGEQLEGFAFTENGWVQSYGSRCVKPPVLFGDVSRPRPMTVAWSRYAQSLTTRPMKGMLTGPVTILQWSFVRDDQPRSETCLQLALALRDEVADLEAAGIGMIQVDEPAIREGLPLRRRDWPAYLGWAVEAFKLATSGVADETQVHTHMCYSEFGDMLEAIANMDADVLSIESSRSNMELLHDFARFRYPNAIGPGVYDIHSPRVPTADEMADRLEGAAGVLRAGQLWTNPDCGLKTRGWSEVESALRHMVEAAHRARISLAPSS, from the coding sequence GTGCTCGCAACGTGTCTCGGTCATCCTCGTATTGGTGTCGCTCGAGAGCTCAAGAAAGCGCTCGAGGGCCATTGGTCCAAAAAGCTCTCCTCCGCGGAGTTGGAAGCCGTCGCCTCCCAGCTTCGCCGCCGGCACTGGCTGGCGATGAAGGAGGCGGGGTTGGACCATATTCCAAGCAACGACTTCTCCCTGTACGACCACATGCTCGATGCGGCCGTGTCGTTTGGCATCGTGCCGGCGCGCTACCGTGGCATCCGCGATCCGCTCGCGCGCTACTTCGCCATGGCGCGGGGGCTTCAGGATCGCGAGGCGGGCCTCGATGTGCCGGCGCTGGAAATGACCAAGTGGTTCGATACGAACTACCACTACATCGTGCCCGAACTCGAGCCCGGGCAGGTGTTCACCTTGGATGCCTCGAAGATCCTCGCCGAGGTGGACGAGGCGCGTTTGCTCGGCGTCGAGCCGCGGCCCGTTCTCGTGGGGCCGGTGACGTTCTTGATGCTCGCAAAGATGGAAAGCGGCATCGCGCTGGAGCAGCTCGACGCGTTGCTTCCGCTGTACGACGAGCTGTTTGCGAAGCTCGTTGCCAAGGGCATTTCCTGGGTGCAGCTCGATGAGCCATGCCTGGTGCTCGACCTCGACGATGCCCAAAAAAGCGCCTACGCGCGTGCTTTCGAGCGGCTCGGCGCATGCACATCGAGGCCGCGCGTTCTCGTCGCGACGTATTTCGGCGCGCTCGGGGACAACCTCGGGTTGGCGGCGCGCTCGGGGCTGGATGCCTTGCACGTCGACTTGGTTCGCGCGCCGGAGCAGCTCGATGACGTGCTCGCGCGCATTCCATCGGCCATGGCGCTGTCCGTGGGCGTCGTCGATGGGCGAAACGTGTGGCGCACGGATCTCGATGCGGCGGAGCGGCTCGTGGAGCGGGCCGTTCGCGCGCTCGGTGAGGCGCGCGTTCTCGTCGCGCCTTCGTGCTCGCTGCTGCACGTGCCCGTCGATCTCGATGTGGAGCGAAAGCTCGATGGCGAGGTGCGAACCTGGCTGGCCTTCGCCAAGCAGAAGCTCGCGGAGATCCGCGCGCTCGCAGGCACGGCGGACACGTCGCTGCGGCTCGAGACGCGCAAGGCCCTCGAGGGGCGCCGCTCCTCCCCGCGAACGCGCCGCACACACGTGCGCTCGCGGGCGCTGGCCGTCTCGCCGGCGATGTTCCAGCGCGCGTCGCATTTTCCCGAGCGTGCGCGAAAGCAGCAGCAGCGCTTTCAGCTGCCGCTCTTTCCCACGACGACCATCGGCTCCTTTCCGCAGACCGGTGACGTGCGTGCGGCCCGTGCGGCGTGGCGGGCAGGCCGTGTGACCGCGGACGAGTACCAAGCGTTCCTCGAGGCCGAGACGCGCCGCTGCATCGAGCGGCAGGAGGCCGTGGGGCTGGACGTCCTGGTGCACGGTGAATTCGAGCGCAACGACATGGTCGAGTATTTCGGCGAGCAGCTCGAAGGCTTTGCCTTCACCGAGAACGGCTGGGTGCAAAGCTATGGTTCACGCTGCGTGAAGCCGCCGGTGCTCTTCGGGGACGTGTCGCGGCCGCGGCCGATGACCGTCGCGTGGTCACGGTATGCGCAGTCGCTGACCACGCGCCCGATGAAGGGCATGCTCACGGGCCCCGTGACCATCTTGCAGTGGTCCTTCGTTCGCGATGATCAGCCGCGCAGCGAGACCTGCCTTCAGCTCGCACTCGCCCTGCGCGACGAGGTGGCCGATCTCGAGGCGGCGGGCATCGGCATGATTCAAGTCGACGAGCCGGCCATCCGCGAAGGCCTGCCACTGCGCCGCCGCGATTGGCCAGCTTATTTGGGTTGGGCGGTGGAGGCCTTCAAGCTGGCCACCAGCGGCGTCGCCGACGAGACCCAGGTTCATACGCACATGTGTTACTCGGAGTTCGGCGACATGCTCGAGGCCATCGCCAACATGGACGCCGACGTGCTCTCCATCGAGAGCTCGCGCTCGAACATGGAGTTGCTCCACGACTTTGCGCGATTCCGGTACCCCAATGCGATTGGGCCCGGCGTTTACGATATTCACTCGCCGCGCGTTCCCACCGCCGACGAAATGGCCGATCGCCTCGAGGGGGCCGCCGGTGTGCTGCGCGCCGGGCAACTCTGGACGAACCCGGACTGCGGGCTGAAGACGCGCGGCTGGTCCGAGGTGGAGTCGGCCCTTCGCCACATGGTCGAGGCGGCACACCGCGCGCGGATCAGCCTAGCGCCATCATCGTAG
- the phhA gene encoding phenylalanine 4-monooxygenase: MNTATPSTPRRVEYRQTDNGFVPNYATEVVEQPWSSYTRTDNEVWAALFRRQHELLPGRACREFVENMHRFGMGADRIPRFDELNKVLRRATGWELIAVEGLLPEVTFFEHLSMRRFPVTWWIRKPEQLDYIAEPDLFHDLFGHVPLLLNPVFADYVAAYGAGGVKASRIGPEALQNLARLYWFTVEFGLLRTDEGLRIYGAGIMSSKAESIYSLESASPNRIAFDLERVMRTKYRIDSFQKTYFVIDSFESLFEATLPDLSPTYARLRGVPAFGAGDVLPSDRVIHRGTREGWPSDADF; encoded by the coding sequence GTGAACACCGCCACGCCGTCTACTCCCCGCCGCGTCGAATACCGCCAAACGGACAACGGGTTCGTCCCGAACTATGCGACCGAGGTCGTCGAACAGCCGTGGTCGTCGTATACGCGGACCGACAACGAGGTATGGGCCGCCCTCTTTCGCCGCCAGCACGAGCTGCTTCCCGGTCGCGCCTGCCGCGAGTTCGTGGAGAACATGCACCGGTTCGGCATGGGGGCGGATCGCATTCCGCGCTTCGACGAACTGAACAAGGTGCTCCGCCGCGCCACCGGTTGGGAGCTCATCGCCGTGGAAGGGCTCCTGCCCGAGGTCACGTTCTTCGAGCACCTCTCGATGCGCCGCTTCCCCGTCACCTGGTGGATCCGCAAGCCGGAGCAGCTCGATTACATCGCCGAGCCGGATCTGTTCCACGACCTGTTCGGGCACGTCCCGCTGCTCTTGAATCCCGTGTTCGCCGACTACGTCGCCGCGTACGGCGCCGGCGGCGTGAAGGCCTCGCGCATCGGGCCGGAGGCGCTGCAGAACCTCGCACGCCTCTACTGGTTCACCGTGGAATTCGGGCTTTTGCGCACCGATGAAGGACTGCGCATCTACGGCGCGGGCATCATGAGCTCGAAGGCCGAATCGATTTACAGCTTGGAATCGGCTTCGCCGAACCGCATCGCCTTCGATCTGGAGCGCGTGATGCGGACCAAGTACCGCATCGACAGCTTCCAGAAGACGTACTTCGTCATCGACAGCTTCGAATCGCTCTTCGAGGCCACGCTGCCGGATCTGTCGCCGACCTACGCGCGGCTGCGCGGCGTTCCCGCGTTCGGCGCGGGCGATGTCCTCCCGAGCGATCGCGTCATCCACCGCGGCACCCGCGAGGGCTGGCCCAGCGACGCGGATTTCTAG
- a CDS encoding Lrp/AsnC family transcriptional regulator translates to MTTSRLDSTDVRILEVLQREGRITNAELAERVSISASPCLRRLQRLESEGVITGYRAQLDPRAIGLGLQAIVRVQLEKHGTAIIERFVARVNTWDEVVACYALTGDMDYLLHVCVTDLEHFSRFLLDKLLNDAGVADANSSFVLRTVKEARALPLGQVEGGR, encoded by the coding sequence ATGACCACAAGCCGACTCGACAGCACGGATGTTCGCATTCTCGAAGTGCTTCAGCGCGAAGGGCGCATCACCAATGCCGAGCTCGCGGAGCGCGTGAGCATCTCGGCCTCCCCTTGCCTGCGGCGCCTTCAACGGCTCGAAAGCGAGGGCGTGATCACCGGCTACCGGGCCCAGCTCGATCCGCGCGCCATCGGCCTCGGCCTCCAAGCCATCGTGCGCGTGCAACTCGAAAAGCACGGCACGGCCATCATCGAGCGCTTCGTGGCGCGCGTAAACACGTGGGACGAGGTCGTCGCCTGCTACGCGCTCACCGGCGACATGGACTACCTGCTCCACGTCTGCGTAACGGACTTGGAGCACTTCTCGCGCTTCTTGCTCGACAAGCTGCTCAACGACGCCGGCGTCGCCGATGCCAACTCGAGCTTCGTTTTGCGCACCGTCAAAGAGGCGCGTGCACTCCCGCTCGGTCAGGTGGAGGGCGGCCGCTAG
- a CDS encoding zinc-dependent metalloprotease yields the protein MSRNCKTLSFIVLSLGATVAACSDSGSGNTPSEAPPFVAITRVREVKKPGVSSSALSLRSVPGADSPTTFYLAISKKALHETWFLSAFLKQYFPGAAVNGAARSLGTRVVTFRERNGKVYVFDASNNYASSDAFDPALMIEAYPVVSADVASADGYVVVDPAAGLHRFGVTEAGNLVSNKQTTTPFKVDLAFSQHFRQLPDGATFEEIFTGSSSSPIPREDLRTDTGRTPNPLDAELERDALRASGTLGLSFRRYEESPSFAAMSPPDVPHYFTGDTHLERNTDTTQRRVARWAIHPGMRPIRWILSSDFTKVQQAYPEYDILGAVRRGITNWNEAFGFEALAAEVATEGDFLDDDDKNVIYFDADPRAGYAFANWRTNPNTGEIRGASVYFSAVFLAPAKASSAASSPQLTQWGAFEARGLCSMPVRAPANPSDKAAVEAEITHTILHEIGHTLGLRHNFKGSLVPPSSSVMDYLTAKDSVQRTVPGAYDRDALAYLYGLHPNARLPSQPFCTDEHVSADPECARFDATDDPLAKDAGPSYQAALVAYLKGGSFGDSETSTFLAVAKWLAGELPHDAAARTRRQDQKLQAWEYLLAPLRPGATSGATADRIDQMLLFTFKVLYDYEKSPPPPADDRLSPKIAQDASDVLIGAHDMALRRLAVIVLKKLQTEDADLKLIAARATIEGQRGVGPAAVAGNAKLDDLLARIDQATRPYYE from the coding sequence ATGAGCCGTAATTGCAAGACACTGAGCTTTATCGTCTTGTCTTTGGGCGCCACCGTGGCCGCCTGTTCGGATTCGGGGTCGGGGAACACGCCCTCCGAAGCGCCACCCTTCGTTGCCATTACGCGGGTGCGCGAGGTCAAGAAGCCGGGTGTGTCCTCGTCGGCACTTTCCCTTCGCAGCGTGCCGGGGGCCGACAGCCCGACCACGTTTTACCTCGCCATCAGCAAAAAGGCGCTGCATGAAACCTGGTTTCTGAGCGCCTTCCTCAAGCAGTACTTTCCCGGCGCCGCCGTCAACGGTGCGGCCCGCAGCCTCGGTACGCGCGTGGTGACCTTCCGCGAACGAAACGGGAAGGTGTACGTCTTCGATGCATCGAACAATTATGCGAGCTCCGATGCTTTCGATCCTGCGCTGATGATCGAGGCGTATCCCGTCGTATCGGCGGACGTGGCTTCGGCCGATGGCTACGTCGTGGTCGATCCTGCCGCGGGCCTGCATCGCTTTGGCGTGACCGAGGCCGGGAACCTCGTGAGCAACAAGCAAACGACCACACCGTTCAAAGTCGACTTGGCGTTTTCACAGCATTTTCGACAGCTCCCGGACGGCGCGACCTTCGAGGAGATTTTCACCGGTTCGAGCTCGTCGCCCATTCCGCGGGAGGATCTGCGAACCGACACCGGAAGAACCCCGAACCCGCTCGATGCGGAGCTCGAACGCGACGCCTTGCGCGCATCGGGAACTTTGGGTCTCTCGTTCCGGCGCTACGAAGAATCACCGTCGTTCGCCGCCATGTCGCCCCCGGACGTGCCCCATTATTTCACGGGGGACACGCACCTCGAACGCAATACCGACACCACGCAGAGGCGCGTGGCCCGTTGGGCCATTCACCCTGGAATGAGGCCCATTCGCTGGATCCTTTCGAGCGACTTCACGAAGGTGCAACAGGCGTATCCGGAGTACGACATCCTGGGCGCCGTCCGGCGGGGGATCACGAACTGGAACGAGGCTTTCGGCTTCGAGGCGCTCGCCGCCGAGGTCGCGACGGAGGGTGATTTCCTCGATGACGACGACAAGAACGTCATCTACTTCGATGCCGATCCGCGGGCAGGCTACGCCTTTGCCAATTGGCGCACGAACCCGAACACCGGCGAGATTCGCGGGGCGAGCGTCTACTTCAGTGCCGTGTTTCTCGCACCCGCGAAAGCTTCGAGCGCCGCCTCGAGCCCCCAACTCACGCAGTGGGGCGCCTTCGAGGCTCGCGGACTTTGCTCCATGCCGGTGCGGGCCCCGGCGAACCCGTCCGATAAGGCCGCGGTGGAGGCGGAGATCACGCACACCATTCTGCACGAGATCGGCCACACGCTCGGCCTGCGGCACAACTTCAAGGGCTCGCTGGTGCCGCCTTCCTCGTCGGTGATGGATTATCTGACGGCGAAGGACAGCGTCCAACGGACCGTCCCCGGCGCCTACGATCGCGACGCACTCGCGTACCTGTACGGCCTGCACCCGAATGCACGGCTGCCCTCGCAACCGTTCTGCACCGACGAGCACGTGAGCGCGGATCCAGAGTGCGCCCGCTTCGACGCCACCGACGATCCGCTCGCAAAGGACGCGGGCCCGAGCTACCAGGCGGCGTTGGTCGCGTACCTCAAAGGAGGTTCCTTCGGCGATTCGGAGACCAGCACGTTCCTCGCCGTGGCCAAGTGGTTAGCCGGGGAGCTGCCCCACGATGCGGCCGCCCGCACGCGCCGGCAGGATCAGAAGCTCCAGGCGTGGGAATACCTGCTCGCGCCGCTCCGACCGGGTGCGACCTCCGGAGCGACGGCGGACCGAATCGACCAGATGCTGCTGTTCACCTTCAAGGTGCTCTACGACTACGAGAAGTCGCCACCACCGCCGGCCGACGATCGCCTCTCGCCGAAGATCGCGCAGGACGCCAGCGATGTCCTGATCGGCGCACACGACATGGCGCTGCGCCGCCTGGCCGTGATCGTGCTGAAGAAGCTGCAGACCGAGGATGCGGATCTGAAGCTCATTGCCGCTCGAGCCACCATCGAGGGCCAGAGAGGCGTTGGCCCGGCCGCCGTCGCGGGCAATGCCAAGTTGGACGATCTCCTCGCGCGCATCGACCAGGCCACGCGCCCGTATTACGAGTAG